One genomic window of Hippocampus zosterae strain Florida chromosome 12, ASM2543408v3, whole genome shotgun sequence includes the following:
- the glsb gene encoding glutaminase kidney isoform, mitochondrial isoform X3: protein MTAAAGQMTLQGEGNAEKFDYVMNFLKNMAGNEYVGFSNATFQSERESGDRNFAIGYYLKEKKCFPEGTDMTSVLDLYFQLCSIEVNCESASVMAATLANGGICPISGERVLSPEAVRDTLSLMHSCGMYDFSGQFAFHVGLPAKSGVSGGILLVVPNVMGIMCWSPPLDKMGNSVRGIQFCTDLVELFNFHNYDNLRHFAKKLDPRREGGEQRVKSVINLLFAAYTGDVSALRRFALSSMDMEQRDYDSRTALHVAAAEGHTEVVRFLLEACKVNPVPRDRWGNTPMDEAVHFGHHDVVAILQPHADKHRAADPSGDDESAEKSLDSLL, encoded by the exons ATGACTGCTGCTGCAGGTCAAATGACGTTG CAAGGTGAAGGTAACGCGGAAAAATTTGACTAT GTCATGAACTTCTTGAAGAACATGGCGGGAAACGAGTACGTCGGTTTCAGCAACGCCAC ATTCCAGTCTGAGCGCGAGTCAGGAGACAGGAACTTTGCCATCGGCTActacttgaaagaaaaaaag TGTTTTCCCGAGGGGACGGACATGACGTCTGTGCTGGATCTCTACTTTCAG CTGTGCTCCATCGAGGTGAACTGCGAGAGCGCCAGCGTGATGGCCGCCACGCTGGCCAACGGCGGCATCTGCCCCATCTCGGGCGAGCGCGTTCTTAGCCCCGAGGCCGTCAGGGACACCCTGAGCCTCATGCACTCCTGCGGCATGTACGATTTCTCCGGGCAGTTTGCCTTCCAC GTGGGGCTGCCGGCCAAGTCGGGCGTGTCGGGGGGCATCCTGCTAGTGGTGCCCAATGTGATGGGCATTATGTGCTGGTCGCCGCCCTTGGACAAAATGGGCAACTCGGTCAGAGGGATTCAGTTCTGCACG GACCTGGTGGAACTTTTTAATTTCCACAACTACGACAACTTGAGGCACTTTGCAAAGAAGCTCGATCCTCGCCGGGAGGGAGGAGAACAGCGG GTCAAGTCTGTCATTAACTTGCTGTTTGCCGCCTACACAGGAGACGTCTCTGCACTGAGGAG GTTTGCCTTGTCGTCCATGGACATGGAGCAGAGGGACTACGACTCCAGAACGGCCTTGCACGTGGCTGCGGCTGAGG GTCACACGGAGGTGGTGCGTTTCCTGCTGGAGGCCTGTAAGGTCAACCCGGTCCCCAGAGACAG GTGGGGGAACACGCCGATGGACGAGGCCGTGCACTTCGGCCACCACGACGTGGTGGCCATCTTGCAGCCGCACGCCGACAAACATCGGGCGGCCGACCCCTCGGGCGACGACGAGAGCGCAGAAAAGAGTTTGGACAGTCTGCTGTAG